The sequence CACCATCGCCTCGGCCCCGCGGCCAAATGGCGAGCTGCGTTTTATCATTAAAGCGCTGGGAGACTACACCCGCACCCTGGCCCGGGATTTAAAAGTGGGCGACAAAGTGACAATCGAAGGCCCTTACGGCTGCTTTAATGGTGCAAGCAACGGCGTGCGACAGGCATGGATCGCAGGTGGCATCGGCGTTACGCCCTTTTTAGCCTGGCTGGAAAGCCCGGCATTTAAAGGCCAGCAAATCGACTTTTACTACTGCGTAAAAAGCGCCAAAGAAGCCGCCCGCCTGCCGGAAATCCAAGCCGCATGCATCGCCAGAAAACTGCGCCTGCACCTGATAGAAAGCGACGCTGGCCAGCGCCTGAATGTCGCCCAAATCCAGGCAGAAACGCTTGATGACATCTGGTACTGCGGCCCGCAAAGCCTGGGCAACGCCATCAGCCAGCATCTCGCCCAGATGAGCCAGCCACCCCGCTTTCACCACGAAGCATTTGCCATGCGCTAAAAATATTCACCCAGGGTTCTGGCCTTAGCCTTAGTAAAAGGGGGATTTGCAACAGATGCCGGGCTAAAACAAGCCAAAAACCTCAAATATCTCTACACGAATTCAGGAGGCACTTCCGCACTGTAGCTTCCCCCTTTGAAAAAGGGGGAAGCAAAACCAACTCCTTAAGTAAACGGCGTTAGGAATTGTGGGGCATTTGCTTTTAAATTGGCCTTCGCCTTTTTATCAAAAGATGCAGCGCCCCAATCCTATTAACTTAAGGATTTGTACCAGCAGCTTTAACTGCAAATGTTTTTATACACAGCGCTTTCGCGGCTAAAGCCGCTCCTACAAAAAACATCGCATTTTGTCTTAAATTGCAAGGATTACCCCCTGAACAAGTGCATCAAGCTCAACGCCAGCGCATCAAAACCCAAGCCAAGGCCAAAGCCGCACAATTAAGCAGCACTGTCGCCCAAAACACCCCTAAAAACGCCGCCTTTTTAGATTTATGCCGCAACCACCTTTGCGCCAGCAAAGCCCCCGGCCAGCCACCAAGCAGCGCCAGCAAATGCAAAGTATTCTCCTCTGTACGCCAGCGATTATTCCTGGCCGCCGATTTATCCAGCGCATAAGCAATAAAAGTCAGCACACTGACCGCTAAATAGCAGCCAGCAATCCACCACTGCAAACGCCCGATAAAGCAGGCTGAAACTAAAAATGCGGCAAACAACAGCACCCAAATTACAGAGCCAGATTCTGCTGCAGTACCTCTGCGCTGCCCCACAAAACAAACCTGCTCCGCCTGAAACCGGCCCTTGTCATCACGCACCTGCACATAAGTAATCAAATCGCCCTCTGCCGGGCGCCGGGTGCGATTTTCAAACGCCTTAATATGCAAAAAAGCCCGCTCCCCGCCGCCGTTTTGAACCACAAAACCAAAGCCCTGATCATCCTTCCAACTAGATATTTTTCCCTGAAAGCGCATAGAAACTCGTTTGAATAATTTTTAAAGGAGTGCCTTATTGAAGCCAATAAAACTTAAAGATGGCAGGCACGCGCCAGCAATCCGTATTTTTAGCTTGCATTAAATAACAAATATATAAAACTTTAAGTAAGTAAAAACAGTAATTTGGCCATTGCAGACTTCAGAATGTACATAGTGCAAAAAAACATCAAATCCCCAGCCAAAGCGACTTTTGTATGAGAAAGTAGCCCCCTGCAGCGTATGCTGAGCACCATTCAAAAATACAGCCAAGTGCATGTTTCCCCCCGTTTAGCCTACATCAACGCCCTAAAAAAACACCCCATAGCCATTACTATATTCATCCCTTTGGAAGAACTGAGTGACGGCATAATGCCGAAATCAACGACAAAACCTGTAATTTAAAGCAAGGCATGATGCAAGAGCGGCTAGTGTGAGTAGCTTTGCACTTGTACTAACAGGATAGAATGGGGTAACAACATGCTAAATATAGCCTTTCGATTATTGCTAACCTTCAATGCAACATCCCTTTTGTTAATTGTTTTTCTTGTACAAAAGAGCTTTGCATTGGGGTATTTCTTCCCTAGCTATTCTGGGCTAACTCGCCTACCTAACATAGCTTCATACCTGATTTATTTATCCGTTCCAATAATTTTTACAGGCTTAAGTTTGCGTTTGAGTTCTTACCTTGGAAAAGACGAATTTAAAAAAGAGGATATCGAGTCAATTGGGCATGCAAACAATAGTTTTCTACCCAGTTATTTGGGGTACTTCTTTGTTGCATTGAGTGTTGGAAATTGGGAGACACTCTGGTTTGTCTATGTTGTACTATTCGTTTTTACATTTCTGTCACAGGCACTGTATTTCAGTAAACAGAAATACCGAAAGCCGGGTGAGGTTAATATTCCGATGGCAAAGCGAATTAATAATTACACTTTCTTAGAGAGAGACTGAGTATGGATCATATTTTTGCCAAAATTAAGGGGCATGTTAAAAAGCTCCATTTCAAAATAATTTCGGATCACACGCTGTTTGATACGATTCAAATTGATCTTGATGCGTGTGTCGTATACGACCCCGACCACAATCTAGATGAAGATGCTTGGTTCAAGGTTGAGCAATTTACTAAGCAACCTTTTTGTAGTCTTGATTTTATAAAGGCAGATTTTGACTCAAAAGACTATGAGGACTTACAGAAAGCACAGTTCTCAAAAATTGCTTACATTTTCTCAACGCAAGGTGATGATTTTTATTTTCAAAAAATCAGCCCATCTCTGTTTATTTGTAAAAAATTTATCGCTTTTGGTGAAGCAGCAAAAATTGAAGAGAATGAAAATCGGCTAGTCGTAAATACAAAGCCAGATGCAGTCTACTTCAAAAATTCAGACACATTAGTTTTTAGAAACATCGCAACTATCTCCAGTATCTTCAATGGAATTGACCAGTTATTCAAGGAAGCAACCAAGGAAGAAGTCTCACAATTCTTGAAGCTGCCATTTATTTCTTTAATTAATGACTATAACGTTGACTCTGTATCAAAACCTAACCGAAAACGAATCGCTTTGGCTATGGAGACTTTGGCCAAAATGTCCGATCAAGATCGAACCGATATTTTCGCTTACATCAATGGCTATTGTAGCGACACATTGAACTTTGATGCAGCTACCGGCAATATTAATATTTCAAAAGACAACGATTTAAAGCTGTTGATTTATGCTATTGAACAACGCTTTTATACAACACTCATTGGCCATGAAAAGAGGTTAGCTAATTCAATTCAAGCAGTAAATTAGGTTTGCAGCTTGGATTATCACATTGGGAAATATGGATTTTATCGGTATCAGCTTAGTTTTAAACTGACGAAGGCTTAGTCATGAATAACCGCTATGCAGTAGGTGGTGCACAAGGTGCTTTTGAACCCAATTCGAATGAGCTGGTATTAGCCAATAAGTTGGGTATTGCCTCGCCAGACGATATGAACGAAGCCGAGCTGGTTTTGCTGCAACAGTTGTACCAGTTGGTTCTGATTGATGAATTTCCAGACCGGCAAATCACAGTGGCTGACTTGCAGGATTGGCATCATCTTTGGCTGGGTAATGTCTATGATTGGGCCGGCTGTGTGCGCTCGGTGAATATGAGCAAAGGTGATTTTCACTTTGCCGCTGCGGCGCAAATCCCGCGTTTGCTTGATGGTTTTAAACGTGATTGTCTGGCGCGGTTTACACCTTGCTCTGGATTGACTCGGAGCGATTTAGTAGAAGCCATCGCTGTCTCACATATCGAGCTGATTTTGATTCATCCATTCCGTGAGGGAAACGGGCGCTTGTCCCGCTTATTGGCCGATGTGATGGCGGTACAAGGCGGCACGGAGCCTCTGGATTACAGTGTATGGGATGCGAATAAACCGGCTTACTTTGCAGCAATTCAGGCCGGGATGCAGTGTAACTACCAGCCGATGAAATATTGGGTAGATCTGGCGCTAGGCGAAATTAACGCGCCAGCTTGAGCGAGGCAAATTTGCCAGAGGGTTGTTTGAGTTTATTTTCGAGCTGCTGGATGCTTTGCCCGGTTTCAATTGCGGTTGAGCTGGCAACTGCACGCAATAATGCTTTAGCGGTAACAGGACGGCAACGGGCATAGGTTTTAAGTTGAACTAATTTGGTCATGGTACATCGCTATAAAAATGCGTCTACTGATTATACAGCAAGGCCAAAACAATAAAATTGGCTTTATTAGTAAGTATCCATGTAAATAGCAAAACTGCCCCATAAATTTTAGAAGCAAGCCCAAAAACGATACTGGATTGACATGGCACTGAGCACTCACAGCGATTATCAGCAGCTCTTAGAGCAAATTTCTACCAGCTATGGCGAGGCCAGACTGCGCGCGGTGCAGGCGGTTAACCAGCAATTGGTCGCCAGTTATTGGCAGGTGGGGCAGCATATTGTCGAATTCGAGCAAGGCGGTCAAAGCCGTGCGGTGTATGGCAAAGATTTGATTAATCAGGCTATCGCGCGATCTGGGTTTGCGCCATGGCAAGGGTTTTAGCCAAAGCAATTTGATACGCTGCCGTCAGTTTTATCTGGGTTATCCAAATAGTGCGACAGTGTCTCACCTATTGACGTGGTCACACTGGATTGAGCTGCTCAAAATTGACGATGTATTAGAGCGCAGCTTTTACGAGCAACAAACCCTGCTGGAACGCTGGTCGGTGCGAGAGCTGATCCAGCAAAAAGAGAGTGCGCTGTTCTTACGCTTGGCTGCCAGCAAAGATAAAGCGGGCGTTTTGCAGTTAGCTACGCAAGGTCAACAAATCGAACAGCCCGCCGACCTGCTGCGTAAGCCGTATATATTCGAATTTTTAAAAATCCCCGAGCCCTACCAAATTGCGGAAACGCAATTGGAAACGCTACTGTGCGACCATTTACAGCCCTTTTTACTAGAGCTGGGTAAGGGATTTACTTTTGTTGGGCGGCAGTATCGTATTACGCTGAATAACCGCCATTACAAAGTGGATTTGGTGTTTTACCACCGCATTTTGCGCTGTTTTGTGTTAATTGATTTAAAGATCAATGAAGTACAGCATCAAGATATTGGTCAGGTGAATATGTATTTTGGCTATTTTGCTCAGGAAGAAAATATCGAGGGAGATAATCCACCCATAGGGATTATTCTGAGCCGCAATAAGGACGAATTGCTGATTGAATATGCCACTTATCAAAT comes from Iodobacter ciconiae and encodes:
- a CDS encoding DUF1294 domain-containing protein; this translates as MRFQGKISSWKDDQGFGFVVQNGGGERAFLHIKAFENRTRRPAEGDLITYVQVRDDKGRFQAEQVCFVGQRRGTAAESGSVIWVLLFAAFLVSACFIGRLQWWIAGCYLAVSVLTFIAYALDKSAARNNRWRTEENTLHLLALLGGWPGALLAQRWLRHKSKKAAFLGVFWATVLLNCAALALAWVLMRWR
- a CDS encoding ATP F0F1 synthase synthase, coding for MDHIFAKIKGHVKKLHFKIISDHTLFDTIQIDLDACVVYDPDHNLDEDAWFKVEQFTKQPFCSLDFIKADFDSKDYEDLQKAQFSKIAYIFSTQGDDFYFQKISPSLFICKKFIAFGEAAKIEENENRLVVNTKPDAVYFKNSDTLVFRNIATISSIFNGIDQLFKEATKEEVSQFLKLPFISLINDYNVDSVSKPNRKRIALAMETLAKMSDQDRTDIFAYINGYCSDTLNFDAATGNINISKDNDLKLLIYAIEQRFYTTLIGHEKRLANSIQAVN
- a CDS encoding Fic/DOC family protein, with translation MNNRYAVGGAQGAFEPNSNELVLANKLGIASPDDMNEAELVLLQQLYQLVLIDEFPDRQITVADLQDWHHLWLGNVYDWAGCVRSVNMSKGDFHFAAAAQIPRLLDGFKRDCLARFTPCSGLTRSDLVEAIAVSHIELILIHPFREGNGRLSRLLADVMAVQGGTEPLDYSVWDANKPAYFAAIQAGMQCNYQPMKYWVDLALGEINAPA
- a CDS encoding DUF1016 N-terminal domain-containing protein, with translation MALSTHSDYQQLLEQISTSYGEARLRAVQAVNQQLVASYWQVGQHIVEFEQGGQSRAVYGKDLINQAIARSGFAPWQGF
- a CDS encoding PDDEXK nuclease domain-containing protein; the encoded protein is MIRCRQFYLGYPNSATVSHLLTWSHWIELLKIDDVLERSFYEQQTLLERWSVRELIQQKESALFLRLAASKDKAGVLQLATQGQQIEQPADLLRKPYIFEFLKIPEPYQIAETQLETLLCDHLQPFLLELGKGFTFVGRQYRITLNNRHYKVDLVFYHRILRCFVLIDLKINEVQHQDIGQVNMYFGYFAQEENIEGDNPPIGIILSRNKDELLIEYATYQMNSQLFVQKYQLYLPNQEDLRRELELTLREGTENASQSAKTLLDENDDT